A stretch of Macadamia integrifolia cultivar HAES 741 chromosome 7, SCU_Mint_v3, whole genome shotgun sequence DNA encodes these proteins:
- the LOC122084548 gene encoding BTB/POZ domain-containing protein SR1IP1-like isoform X3: MANFQVEHIHWPFDGSCQGYMTIRVAATATQQVKNTFRITTMVEPGQGEAAPPTSNMSTKKKELLSTAMKRTSDWIFSQEIPSDVTIHAGGSSFSLHKFPLVSKCGYIRKIVSEASDADVSVIEITDVPGGAEAFELAAKFCYGINFEISSENIAMLRCVAEYLEMTEDYAVGNLVSRTEDYFSEVTLNSLAGAISVLHQSENLFPMAEKVKLVGRCIDAVAYIACKNSQFSLLGRTENRLESVNSSSAAHLKTIVDWWAEDLTILRIDIFQRVLIAILARGFKKYALGPVLMLYAQKSLRGLVRNHFKDFNCFFRCICVSNLKAWCRKYLERAERTLNQTRNMRRGSFWRQLLDLEKRMGLQLGQAVLDDLLIPSFSFAGDTLFDVDTVRQILMNYIEYGVDSTRSCYNVDDEYVSPPTSDLEWVGKLMESYLAEIASDRNLSVSRFISLAELIPEQARITEDGMYRAIDIYLKTHPALSEMERKKVCSLMDCQKLSREACAHVAQNDRLPVQTVVQVLYYEQQRLRDVMNGSGMGEESPGLTHKLNLFPSDYHPAHDELSRLRRENEELKIELVRMQMRLKELEKSVTSTPSRITPSANKPPLPRKSFINSMSKKLGRLSSFVQMDGVKPSDSKSRTKPSRDRRHSIS, translated from the exons ATGGCGAACTTCCAAGTAGAGCATATTCACTGGCCATTTGATGGGTCCTGCCAAGGGTATATGACAATTCG AGTAGCAGCAACAGCAACACAACAGGTTAAGAATACCTTCAGGATCACAACCATGGTGGAGCCAGGTCAGGGGGAAGCTGCACCCCCTACTTCCAATATGTCTACCAAGAAGAAAGAGCTCCTCTCCACTGCTATGAAGAGAACTAGTGactg GATTTTCTCCCAAGAGATCCCAAGTGATGTCACAATTCACGCAGGTGGATCGTCTTTCTCGTTGCACAAG TTCCCATTGGTCTCGAAGTGTGGATACATAAGGAAAATAGTCTCGGAAGCTAGTGATGCTGATGTCTCTGTCATTGAAATCACTGATGTTCCAGGTGGGGCAGAAGCTTTCGAATTGGCAGCCAAATTCTGTTATGGTATAAACTTCGAGATAAGTTCAGAGAACATTGCCATGCTTAGATGCGTGGCAGAGTACCTTGAGATGACGGAGGACTACGCAGTTGGGAACCTAGTGAGTAGAACAGAGGACTACTTCAGTGAAGTGACACTGAATAGCCTTGCAGGGGCCATCTCTGTTTTGCATCAATCTGAAAATCTCTTTCCTATGGCAGAGAAGGTAAAATTGGTTGGCCGATGCATAGATGCTGTGGCTTACATAGCCTGCAAGAATAGCCAATTCAGTCTTCTGGGTAGAACTGAAAATAGGCTTGAGAGTGTTAATTCTTCATCTGCAGCTCACCTTAAAACCATTGTAGATTGGTGGGCTGAAGACCTTACTATTCTCAGAATTGATATTTTTCAACGGGTTCTCATCGCAATTTTGGCAAGAGGCTTTAAAAAATATGCACTTGGTCCAGTACTCATGCTTTACGCACAGAAATCTCTCCGAGGTTTGGTGAGAAATCACTTTAAAGACTTCAACTGCTTCTTTAGATGTATCTGTGTATCTAATTTAAAAGCTTGGTGCAGGAAATATTTGGAAAGGGCAGAAAGAACATTGAACCAAACCAGGAACATGAGAAGAGGATCATTCTGGAGACAATT GCTTGATTTGGAGAAAAGGATGGGTCTGCAACTCGGTCAGGCAGTGCTGGATGATCTATTGATACCATCCTTCTCCTTCGCTGGGGATACATTGTTTGATGTTGACACAGTGCGGCAGATCCTGATGAATTACATAGAATATGGAGTGGATAGCACCCGCTCATGTTATAATGTGGATGATGAGTATGTCTCCCCTCCTACCAGTGACTTAGAGTGGGTTGGAAAATTAATGGAGAGCTACCTAGCTGAAATAGCTTCAGATCGCAACTTATCTGTTTCAAGATTCATCAGTCTTGCCGAGTTGATTCCAGAACAAGCAAGGATAACAGAAGATGGCATGTACAGAGCCATAGATATCTACTTGAAG ACTCATCCTGCTTTGAGTGAAATGGAGAGAAAGAAGGTTTGCAGCTTGATGGACTGCCAGAAGCTGTCAAGGGAGGCCTGTGCCCATGTGGCTCAGAATGACCGGCTACCTGTTCAGACTGTGGTTCAAGTGCTATACTATGAGCAACAACGCCTTCGAGATGTCATGAATGGCAGCGGCATGGGTGAAGAATCTCCTGGTCTGACCCATAAATTAAATTTGTTTCCCTCAGATTACCATCCAGCGCATGATGAGCTCTCAAGATTAAGGAGAGAAAATGAGGAGCTGAAAATAGAGCTGGTGAGGATGCAAATGCGGTTAAAAGAACTTGAGAAATCGGTCACAAGTACTCCATCGAGGATCACTCCATCGGCTAATAAGCCCCCATTGCCTCGAAAGTCATTTATCAACTCTATGTCGAAAAAACTTGGGCGGCTGTCTTCATTTGTGCAGATGGATGGAGTCAAGCCTTCTGATTCCAAAAGTCGAACAAAGCCCAGCAGAGATCGACGACATTCCATCTCCTAA
- the LOC122084548 gene encoding BTB/POZ domain-containing protein SR1IP1-like isoform X2 has protein sequence MANFQVEHIHWPFDGSCQGVAATATQQVKNTFRITTMVEPGQGEAAPPTSNMSTKKKELLSTAMKRTSDWIFSQEIPSDVTIHAGGSSFSLHKFPLVSKCGYIRKIVSEASDADVSVIEITDVPGGAEAFELAAKFCYGINFEISSENIAMLRCVAEYLEMTEDYAVGNLVSRTEDYFSEVTLNSLAGAISVLHQSENLFPMAEKVKLVGRCIDAVAYIACKNSQFSLLGRTENRLESVNSSSAAHLKTIVDWWAEDLTILRIDIFQRVLIAILARGFKKYALGPVLMLYAQKSLRGLEIFGKGRKNIEPNQEHEKRIILETIVSLLPSEKNAMSVSFLSMLLRAAIYLETTVACRLDLEKRMGLQLGQAVLDDLLIPSFSFAGDTLFDVDTVRQILMNYIEYGVDSTRSCYNVDDEYVSPPTSDLEWVGKLMESYLAEIASDRNLSVSRFISLAELIPEQARITEDGMYRAIDIYLKTHPALSEMERKKVCSLMDCQKLSREACAHVAQNDRLPVQTVVQVLYYEQQRLRDVMNGSGMGEESPGLTHKLNLFPSDYHPAHDELSRLRRENEELKIELVRMQMRLKELEKSVTSTPSRITPSANKPPLPRKSFINSMSKKLGRLSSFVQMDGVKPSDSKSRTKPSRDRRHSIS, from the exons ATGGCGAACTTCCAAGTAGAGCATATTCACTGGCCATTTGATGGGTCCTGCCAAGG AGTAGCAGCAACAGCAACACAACAGGTTAAGAATACCTTCAGGATCACAACCATGGTGGAGCCAGGTCAGGGGGAAGCTGCACCCCCTACTTCCAATATGTCTACCAAGAAGAAAGAGCTCCTCTCCACTGCTATGAAGAGAACTAGTGactg GATTTTCTCCCAAGAGATCCCAAGTGATGTCACAATTCACGCAGGTGGATCGTCTTTCTCGTTGCACAAG TTCCCATTGGTCTCGAAGTGTGGATACATAAGGAAAATAGTCTCGGAAGCTAGTGATGCTGATGTCTCTGTCATTGAAATCACTGATGTTCCAGGTGGGGCAGAAGCTTTCGAATTGGCAGCCAAATTCTGTTATGGTATAAACTTCGAGATAAGTTCAGAGAACATTGCCATGCTTAGATGCGTGGCAGAGTACCTTGAGATGACGGAGGACTACGCAGTTGGGAACCTAGTGAGTAGAACAGAGGACTACTTCAGTGAAGTGACACTGAATAGCCTTGCAGGGGCCATCTCTGTTTTGCATCAATCTGAAAATCTCTTTCCTATGGCAGAGAAGGTAAAATTGGTTGGCCGATGCATAGATGCTGTGGCTTACATAGCCTGCAAGAATAGCCAATTCAGTCTTCTGGGTAGAACTGAAAATAGGCTTGAGAGTGTTAATTCTTCATCTGCAGCTCACCTTAAAACCATTGTAGATTGGTGGGCTGAAGACCTTACTATTCTCAGAATTGATATTTTTCAACGGGTTCTCATCGCAATTTTGGCAAGAGGCTTTAAAAAATATGCACTTGGTCCAGTACTCATGCTTTACGCACAGAAATCTCTCCGAGGTTTG GAAATATTTGGAAAGGGCAGAAAGAACATTGAACCAAACCAGGAACATGAGAAGAGGATCATTCTGGAGACAATTGTGAGTCTTTTGCCAAGTGAGAAGAATGCAATGTCTGTTAGCTTTCTCTCCATGCTGTTACGTGCAGCAATATATCTTGAGACAACAGTTGCTTGCAGGCTTGATTTGGAGAAAAGGATGGGTCTGCAACTCGGTCAGGCAGTGCTGGATGATCTATTGATACCATCCTTCTCCTTCGCTGGGGATACATTGTTTGATGTTGACACAGTGCGGCAGATCCTGATGAATTACATAGAATATGGAGTGGATAGCACCCGCTCATGTTATAATGTGGATGATGAGTATGTCTCCCCTCCTACCAGTGACTTAGAGTGGGTTGGAAAATTAATGGAGAGCTACCTAGCTGAAATAGCTTCAGATCGCAACTTATCTGTTTCAAGATTCATCAGTCTTGCCGAGTTGATTCCAGAACAAGCAAGGATAACAGAAGATGGCATGTACAGAGCCATAGATATCTACTTGAAG ACTCATCCTGCTTTGAGTGAAATGGAGAGAAAGAAGGTTTGCAGCTTGATGGACTGCCAGAAGCTGTCAAGGGAGGCCTGTGCCCATGTGGCTCAGAATGACCGGCTACCTGTTCAGACTGTGGTTCAAGTGCTATACTATGAGCAACAACGCCTTCGAGATGTCATGAATGGCAGCGGCATGGGTGAAGAATCTCCTGGTCTGACCCATAAATTAAATTTGTTTCCCTCAGATTACCATCCAGCGCATGATGAGCTCTCAAGATTAAGGAGAGAAAATGAGGAGCTGAAAATAGAGCTGGTGAGGATGCAAATGCGGTTAAAAGAACTTGAGAAATCGGTCACAAGTACTCCATCGAGGATCACTCCATCGGCTAATAAGCCCCCATTGCCTCGAAAGTCATTTATCAACTCTATGTCGAAAAAACTTGGGCGGCTGTCTTCATTTGTGCAGATGGATGGAGTCAAGCCTTCTGATTCCAAAAGTCGAACAAAGCCCAGCAGAGATCGACGACATTCCATCTCCTAA
- the LOC122084548 gene encoding BTB/POZ domain-containing protein SR1IP1-like isoform X1, which produces MANFQVEHIHWPFDGSCQGYMTIRVAATATQQVKNTFRITTMVEPGQGEAAPPTSNMSTKKKELLSTAMKRTSDWIFSQEIPSDVTIHAGGSSFSLHKFPLVSKCGYIRKIVSEASDADVSVIEITDVPGGAEAFELAAKFCYGINFEISSENIAMLRCVAEYLEMTEDYAVGNLVSRTEDYFSEVTLNSLAGAISVLHQSENLFPMAEKVKLVGRCIDAVAYIACKNSQFSLLGRTENRLESVNSSSAAHLKTIVDWWAEDLTILRIDIFQRVLIAILARGFKKYALGPVLMLYAQKSLRGLEIFGKGRKNIEPNQEHEKRIILETIVSLLPSEKNAMSVSFLSMLLRAAIYLETTVACRLDLEKRMGLQLGQAVLDDLLIPSFSFAGDTLFDVDTVRQILMNYIEYGVDSTRSCYNVDDEYVSPPTSDLEWVGKLMESYLAEIASDRNLSVSRFISLAELIPEQARITEDGMYRAIDIYLKTHPALSEMERKKVCSLMDCQKLSREACAHVAQNDRLPVQTVVQVLYYEQQRLRDVMNGSGMGEESPGLTHKLNLFPSDYHPAHDELSRLRRENEELKIELVRMQMRLKELEKSVTSTPSRITPSANKPPLPRKSFINSMSKKLGRLSSFVQMDGVKPSDSKSRTKPSRDRRHSIS; this is translated from the exons ATGGCGAACTTCCAAGTAGAGCATATTCACTGGCCATTTGATGGGTCCTGCCAAGGGTATATGACAATTCG AGTAGCAGCAACAGCAACACAACAGGTTAAGAATACCTTCAGGATCACAACCATGGTGGAGCCAGGTCAGGGGGAAGCTGCACCCCCTACTTCCAATATGTCTACCAAGAAGAAAGAGCTCCTCTCCACTGCTATGAAGAGAACTAGTGactg GATTTTCTCCCAAGAGATCCCAAGTGATGTCACAATTCACGCAGGTGGATCGTCTTTCTCGTTGCACAAG TTCCCATTGGTCTCGAAGTGTGGATACATAAGGAAAATAGTCTCGGAAGCTAGTGATGCTGATGTCTCTGTCATTGAAATCACTGATGTTCCAGGTGGGGCAGAAGCTTTCGAATTGGCAGCCAAATTCTGTTATGGTATAAACTTCGAGATAAGTTCAGAGAACATTGCCATGCTTAGATGCGTGGCAGAGTACCTTGAGATGACGGAGGACTACGCAGTTGGGAACCTAGTGAGTAGAACAGAGGACTACTTCAGTGAAGTGACACTGAATAGCCTTGCAGGGGCCATCTCTGTTTTGCATCAATCTGAAAATCTCTTTCCTATGGCAGAGAAGGTAAAATTGGTTGGCCGATGCATAGATGCTGTGGCTTACATAGCCTGCAAGAATAGCCAATTCAGTCTTCTGGGTAGAACTGAAAATAGGCTTGAGAGTGTTAATTCTTCATCTGCAGCTCACCTTAAAACCATTGTAGATTGGTGGGCTGAAGACCTTACTATTCTCAGAATTGATATTTTTCAACGGGTTCTCATCGCAATTTTGGCAAGAGGCTTTAAAAAATATGCACTTGGTCCAGTACTCATGCTTTACGCACAGAAATCTCTCCGAGGTTTG GAAATATTTGGAAAGGGCAGAAAGAACATTGAACCAAACCAGGAACATGAGAAGAGGATCATTCTGGAGACAATTGTGAGTCTTTTGCCAAGTGAGAAGAATGCAATGTCTGTTAGCTTTCTCTCCATGCTGTTACGTGCAGCAATATATCTTGAGACAACAGTTGCTTGCAGGCTTGATTTGGAGAAAAGGATGGGTCTGCAACTCGGTCAGGCAGTGCTGGATGATCTATTGATACCATCCTTCTCCTTCGCTGGGGATACATTGTTTGATGTTGACACAGTGCGGCAGATCCTGATGAATTACATAGAATATGGAGTGGATAGCACCCGCTCATGTTATAATGTGGATGATGAGTATGTCTCCCCTCCTACCAGTGACTTAGAGTGGGTTGGAAAATTAATGGAGAGCTACCTAGCTGAAATAGCTTCAGATCGCAACTTATCTGTTTCAAGATTCATCAGTCTTGCCGAGTTGATTCCAGAACAAGCAAGGATAACAGAAGATGGCATGTACAGAGCCATAGATATCTACTTGAAG ACTCATCCTGCTTTGAGTGAAATGGAGAGAAAGAAGGTTTGCAGCTTGATGGACTGCCAGAAGCTGTCAAGGGAGGCCTGTGCCCATGTGGCTCAGAATGACCGGCTACCTGTTCAGACTGTGGTTCAAGTGCTATACTATGAGCAACAACGCCTTCGAGATGTCATGAATGGCAGCGGCATGGGTGAAGAATCTCCTGGTCTGACCCATAAATTAAATTTGTTTCCCTCAGATTACCATCCAGCGCATGATGAGCTCTCAAGATTAAGGAGAGAAAATGAGGAGCTGAAAATAGAGCTGGTGAGGATGCAAATGCGGTTAAAAGAACTTGAGAAATCGGTCACAAGTACTCCATCGAGGATCACTCCATCGGCTAATAAGCCCCCATTGCCTCGAAAGTCATTTATCAACTCTATGTCGAAAAAACTTGGGCGGCTGTCTTCATTTGTGCAGATGGATGGAGTCAAGCCTTCTGATTCCAAAAGTCGAACAAAGCCCAGCAGAGATCGACGACATTCCATCTCCTAA